The stretch of DNA TTCCGTTGTCTTTTACCTTTGGGCCAAGAGCAATGAATAAGGGCCTCTCGCTTCTCTCAAGGAATCACCAACAATTACTTAACGGTGTTTAGATTCTACTCAAACATTACTAATCGCTATCTATTTCTGTATATTGAATGGTCAGCTTTTGATTGTGAAAACCAAACTTCGAGAAGGGTAGTGGCAAAAGTGGTGAACCAAGATCGAGAAGCTTCTTTGAGGCCATAAAGGGACTTGTATAAACGGCAAACACGCGTCTCCTCCTTTCACCCAAAACCGGGTGGAAGTTTCATGTAGTCCTCCTCATATAGTTTTTCCGTGAAGGAAAGCATTGGAAACATCGAGTTGATGGGTTGCCCAGCCCTTTGCAGCGGAAATACTAAGTACAGTTCGAACAGTGATGAGTTTGGTAACCGGGGCAAAGACTTCAATAAAGTCAAAACCGTCAAGTTTGGAGTACCCTTTTGCCACAAGCCTAGCTTTGTAGCGTTCAACAGACCCATCAGCATTGTA from Ipomoea triloba cultivar NCNSP0323 chromosome 7, ASM357664v1 encodes:
- the LOC116025522 gene encoding uncharacterized protein LOC116025522, coding for MEAEIHALEHNKTWSLTHLPPSKAVIGCKWVYRIKYNADGSVERYKARLVAKGYSKLDGFDFIEVFAPVTKLITVRTVLSISAAKGWATHQLDVSNAFLHGKTI